From a region of the Thermosipho melanesiensis BI429 genome:
- a CDS encoding polysaccharide biosynthesis/export family protein, translated as MKKFLIMLMVTASIFLFSYTLRPGDEVSIYVFGQPELSLQVVVSVDGTISYPFAGEIYVKGKTTKELEEIIREYVKKVIKDPIVTVYISKYAPMYVYIQGAINTSFDISVDNNMTLSKLVSFLNLSTKTTFDFSNIKLKRNNKVFYVNLEDYYNGKFDEDVVLEEGDIIYIPIQKDKVAYITGPVKNPGEFSFSEAENITLSLLLAKAGGILDEKRRYIKEVEIVEDNVSKVYSSDILEKDIQLKRGAIVNIKTHSEFYVYSNGMKIEFYPDEPKTLGMLVAKVLVDVDKQEILNDGFAIINGNKKIPIKGNENLKLDSGDVVDIIYAPFTVNVVGYKGGVVNLTSKEPRTLSYLIKKLGVDDIESMLDVYVSGKSYKIEDLVFGRTDRELEKGETVVIRYLGENVVYIVGDFSSYVKFPFNEKITLYKVLSRARISDLKRIERVEVNGKKLDVTKDTDIDSGTILRITLKKPIHVTVMGYVKKEGTFAFNYTEKSDLITLFGKSGGFYLGPKLYFISDFVYVIRNNKVISKINVEDILEGKKNMELKDGDFVYVTSREVGHVYVFGYDGEERKYSLIKFTRGETFDLKTLIAKLGGIKKGISKKITILTKDGKKTVDWNENVALENGATVLFERDRKNYVYVVDKDGKANTFYLDEPISLFELITNFDVNKNYKKLEVLSDGTKISIDVSDVEKTLGYIIKPGDVVKILDVPQNVAYVLGEVNKPGIISLNKGTTVLEAVIQAGYINQNASLSSVYLYKGGLNGKAIKINLNDVIKNKTKDLVVEPGDIVYVPSDPFKSALDWIPVINNILSLYNNISTAVK; from the coding sequence ATGAAGAAATTTTTGATTATGCTCATGGTTACAGCCAGTATCTTTTTATTTTCCTATACACTTAGACCTGGCGATGAGGTTAGTATATACGTTTTTGGGCAACCAGAATTGTCCTTACAAGTAGTTGTATCAGTTGATGGTACAATTTCATATCCCTTTGCAGGAGAAATATATGTAAAGGGAAAAACTACTAAGGAATTGGAAGAAATAATTAGGGAATATGTAAAAAAAGTTATTAAAGATCCAATAGTTACAGTATACATTTCCAAATATGCTCCTATGTATGTGTATATACAAGGAGCAATTAATACTTCATTTGATATTTCTGTGGATAATAACATGACGCTTTCAAAACTAGTTTCATTTTTAAATCTCTCAACAAAAACAACATTTGATTTTTCAAATATTAAGTTAAAAAGAAACAATAAAGTTTTTTATGTAAATCTTGAAGATTACTATAACGGAAAATTTGATGAAGATGTGGTGTTAGAAGAAGGGGATATAATATATATTCCGATACAAAAAGATAAAGTAGCATACATTACAGGACCTGTGAAAAATCCTGGAGAATTTTCTTTTTCAGAAGCAGAAAATATTACTCTGTCTCTTTTACTTGCAAAAGCGGGAGGTATTTTAGATGAAAAGAGAAGATATATAAAAGAAGTAGAGATTGTAGAAGATAATGTTTCAAAAGTGTATTCTTCTGATATATTGGAAAAGGATATACAACTTAAGAGAGGAGCAATTGTTAATATAAAAACACATTCAGAGTTTTACGTGTATTCAAATGGAATGAAAATAGAGTTTTATCCAGATGAACCTAAAACGTTGGGAATGCTTGTCGCTAAGGTGCTGGTTGATGTTGATAAACAAGAAATTTTAAATGATGGGTTTGCGATTATAAATGGAAACAAGAAGATACCAATTAAAGGTAACGAAAATTTGAAATTGGATTCTGGAGATGTTGTAGATATTATTTACGCTCCGTTTACGGTTAATGTCGTGGGATATAAGGGAGGAGTTGTTAATTTAACTTCCAAAGAGCCTAGAACTTTATCGTATTTGATAAAAAAATTGGGAGTTGATGATATAGAAAGTATGTTAGATGTTTATGTTAGCGGAAAAAGCTATAAAATAGAGGATTTAGTGTTTGGCAGAACAGACAGAGAATTAGAAAAAGGAGAAACAGTTGTAATAAGATACCTAGGTGAAAATGTGGTATATATAGTAGGTGATTTTTCAAGTTATGTGAAATTTCCATTTAACGAAAAAATAACACTTTATAAAGTTCTTTCAAGGGCAAGAATTTCAGATTTAAAAAGAATTGAAAGAGTAGAAGTAAATGGAAAGAAATTAGATGTAACAAAAGATACAGATATTGATAGCGGAACAATTTTAAGAATAACTTTAAAGAAACCTATTCATGTTACCGTTATGGGATATGTAAAAAAAGAAGGTACATTTGCATTTAATTATACAGAAAAAAGTGATTTAATCACACTTTTTGGAAAATCAGGAGGATTTTATTTAGGTCCAAAACTATATTTTATATCTGATTTTGTATATGTAATTAGAAATAACAAAGTAATTTCTAAAATAAACGTCGAAGATATTCTTGAAGGAAAGAAAAATATGGAATTAAAAGATGGAGATTTTGTTTATGTAACAAGTAGAGAAGTAGGACATGTATATGTTTTTGGTTATGATGGCGAAGAAAGAAAATATAGTTTGATTAAATTTACTAGAGGAGAAACTTTTGACCTAAAAACTTTAATAGCAAAATTAGGAGGTATAAAGAAGGGAATTAGTAAGAAAATAACGATTCTAACAAAAGATGGTAAAAAAACTGTAGATTGGAATGAAAATGTAGCTTTGGAAAACGGTGCAACGGTTTTGTTTGAAAGAGACAGAAAAAATTACGTTTATGTAGTGGATAAAGACGGGAAAGCAAATACCTTTTATTTAGATGAGCCAATTAGCTTGTTTGAATTAATAACAAACTTTGATGTTAACAAAAATTACAAAAAATTGGAAGTATTGAGTGATGGTACTAAAATTTCGATTGATGTATCAGATGTGGAAAAGACATTAGGATATATCATAAAACCTGGAGATGTTGTAAAAATATTGGATGTTCCGCAAAATGTAGCGTATGTTTTAGGAGAAGTGAATAAACCTGGAATAATTTCTCTGAATAAAGGTACAACAGTTTTAGAAGCGGTAATACAGGCGGGGTATATCAATCAAAACGCATCACTTTCTTCCGTTTATCTGTATAAAGGAGGGTTAAACGGAAAAGCAATAAAGATAAATTTAAACGATGTAATTAAAAATAAAACAAAAGATTTAGTTGTCGAACCTGGGGATATAGTTTATGTGCCTTCTGATCCTTTCAAAAGTGCACTTGATTGGATACCTGTCATAAATAATATACTAAGTTTATATAACAATATAAGTACTGCAGTAAAATAA
- a CDS encoding DHH family phosphoesterase, with the protein MEHLDLEKFKTKKILHTTHKMADCDGIASVYWGLKVFGGEYYIPSCELRSAHGLKNFLDLSEKTHIKECDYIFIYDTDKSEDIEIPFSKPYVIFDHHHKRDEKFFENAIFSYSITSSANVINLYNLSQEMGIELDEKMLFSFAIALYTDTGMFRTARKNEFSYFSKFLGSKKFEDIYEIIYQKKLSKNSFLNAITNARFISKNSLEICITEFKTHDEFYAFIDGLFNVLNLDILIATLPEGLRIHMKKKYVQKIYHILFVPIQRAYNIKRYQGIWLGFYNYNILLNALDKYKGE; encoded by the coding sequence GTGGAGCATTTGGATTTAGAAAAATTTAAAACAAAAAAGATATTGCACACAACACATAAAATGGCTGATTGCGATGGAATTGCATCAGTTTATTGGGGATTAAAGGTATTTGGAGGAGAATATTATATACCATCTTGTGAATTAAGAAGTGCACATGGACTTAAAAATTTTCTAGACTTATCCGAAAAAACTCACATAAAAGAATGCGATTACATATTCATTTATGACACGGATAAAAGTGAAGATATTGAAATCCCTTTTTCAAAACCATATGTAATCTTTGACCATCATCATAAAAGAGACGAAAAATTCTTCGAAAATGCTATATTTAGTTACTCGATCACTTCAAGTGCCAATGTAATAAATTTATATAACTTATCTCAAGAAATGGGGATAGAATTAGATGAAAAAATGCTATTTTCATTTGCCATTGCACTTTACACAGATACTGGTATGTTCAGAACAGCAAGAAAAAATGAATTTTCATACTTTTCAAAATTTCTGGGCTCAAAAAAATTTGAAGATATATACGAAATAATATATCAAAAAAAGTTATCAAAAAATAGCTTTTTAAACGCCATAACAAATGCAAGATTTATTTCAAAAAACAGTTTGGAAATATGCATAACTGAATTTAAAACCCATGATGAATTCTACGCTTTTATAGATGGATTGTTTAATGTGTTAAACCTAGACATACTAATTGCAACATTACCCGAAGGTCTGCGAATACATATGAAAAAAAAGTACGTACAAAAAATTTATCACATTCTTTTCGTCCCTATTCAAAGGGCGTATAATATAAAAAGATACCAAGGTATTTGGTTGGGTTTTTACAACTACAACATACTTCTAAATGCACTTGATAAATATAAAGGAGAGTGA
- a CDS encoding PHP domain-containing protein, whose protein sequence is MHLINIKESEKVLVDFHLHTTASDGTFSPEDLINLLKEKNIEYFSITDHDTVDGIKNIREKNFIPGVEISVEYPSTLHILGYGIDLNNKKLLETLEMLKQYRLNRNKLIIEKMQKMGFDITFEEALKEANRTIIGRPHFASLMVKKGYVNSIKEAFEKYLKKGKPLYEDKKRLNMDKAIKLIKEANGLSFLAHPYQTTTNKDELETLIKKLVSLGLDGLEVYYSKHTKEMISTYEKIAKKFNLLKSAGSDFHGTNTPDIQPGINIDKKDINDFIKIFF, encoded by the coding sequence ATGCACTTGATAAATATAAAGGAGAGTGAAAAAGTGTTAGTTGATTTCCACCTACACACTACTGCATCAGACGGAACTTTTTCACCTGAAGATTTAATAAACCTTTTAAAAGAAAAAAACATAGAGTATTTTTCAATAACCGATCACGATACAGTTGATGGTATTAAAAATATAAGGGAAAAAAACTTTATCCCCGGTGTTGAGATTAGTGTGGAATATCCTTCAACACTGCATATACTAGGATACGGAATAGATTTAAACAATAAAAAATTACTTGAAACCCTTGAAATGCTTAAACAATATCGATTAAACAGAAATAAATTAATAATTGAAAAAATGCAAAAGATGGGCTTTGATATTACGTTTGAAGAAGCTCTAAAAGAGGCAAACAGAACAATAATTGGAAGACCTCATTTTGCAAGTTTAATGGTTAAAAAAGGATATGTAAATAGTATAAAAGAAGCATTTGAAAAATATCTAAAAAAAGGTAAACCGCTTTACGAGGATAAAAAAAGATTAAACATGGATAAAGCTATAAAATTGATAAAAGAGGCAAATGGTTTATCTTTTCTTGCACATCCGTATCAAACTACTACCAATAAAGACGAACTTGAAACATTAATTAAAAAATTAGTATCTTTAGGATTAGACGGGTTAGAAGTCTACTATTCAAAACATACGAAAGAAATGATAAGTACATACGAGAAAATTGCAAAAAAATTCAATCTCTTAAAAAGCGCAGGTTCTGACTTTCATGGAACAAATACCCCCGATATTCAACCTGGAATAAATATAGACAAAAAAGACATTAATGATTTTATCAAGATATTCTTTTAA
- a CDS encoding UDP-N-acetylmuramoyl-L-alanyl-D-glutamate--2,6-diaminopimelate ligase, with protein sequence MKIKEILKALNSVILKVNCDENMEFDYISSNSKDIKENTLFICRKGFNFDSHKIVDDVARNGAEIFIVEEEIEDYPYILVVDSRIAESIIADVFFQKPYEKLITFGVTGTNGKTTSVHLFHHIMHQFGIKGSISGTVLNDIMGDKFYHHNTTPSAIEITKNMFKTVIEDGKYYAMEVSSHALSQYRVESIRYDIVGITNITRDHLDFHQTFENYKRAKLHILNLLKPNGIAIVNHELIHDIPKKNIRVVTFGTDNNSDYVIHEIISNWSGIFFKLKTPFGEKKVVSQLLGDFNAFNVTLVIAALVEIGYDIDDVISAISTFRGVDGRLEIISEAKKLGIEIVIDFAHTPDALEKAILSIRKLTKGRIITVFGAGGQSDVGKRPMMGEIASKYSDICIITTDDPRGEDPVKIIKDIEEGVVSGSLSLSIIDRREAIDTAITLANRGDIILIAGRGHEPYQVFDENYKVPFKDRDVAIDIIYKKINKGEKTFK encoded by the coding sequence TTGAAAATAAAGGAAATTTTAAAAGCTTTAAACTCAGTGATATTGAAAGTTAATTGCGATGAAAACATGGAGTTTGACTACATTTCCTCAAATTCAAAAGATATAAAAGAAAATACGCTATTTATATGCAGAAAAGGATTCAATTTTGATTCTCATAAAATAGTAGACGATGTGGCAAGAAATGGCGCGGAAATTTTTATTGTAGAAGAAGAGATTGAAGATTACCCTTATATACTAGTCGTCGATTCTAGAATAGCAGAATCTATAATTGCAGATGTTTTTTTTCAAAAACCTTATGAAAAACTAATAACCTTTGGCGTTACAGGCACAAATGGAAAAACAACCAGTGTACATCTTTTTCACCACATAATGCATCAATTTGGTATTAAAGGAAGCATAAGTGGTACCGTATTGAATGATATAATGGGTGACAAATTTTATCACCACAACACAACACCAAGTGCTATTGAAATTACCAAAAATATGTTTAAAACAGTCATAGAAGATGGTAAATATTATGCCATGGAAGTATCGTCACATGCACTTTCGCAATACCGTGTAGAAAGCATTCGTTACGACATTGTAGGTATAACAAATATCACTAGGGATCATTTGGATTTTCACCAAACTTTTGAAAACTACAAAAGGGCAAAATTACATATTTTAAATCTTCTAAAACCAAATGGTATTGCTATTGTTAACCACGAATTAATACACGATATCCCAAAGAAAAACATACGAGTTGTAACCTTCGGTACAGATAACAATTCTGATTATGTTATCCATGAAATAATATCCAACTGGTCAGGAATTTTCTTTAAACTAAAAACGCCATTTGGTGAAAAAAAGGTTGTTTCCCAACTTTTAGGTGATTTTAATGCGTTTAACGTAACTTTGGTAATAGCCGCACTTGTAGAAATTGGTTATGATATTGATGATGTTATTTCCGCTATCTCTACATTTAGAGGAGTAGATGGCAGGCTTGAAATTATCTCAGAAGCAAAAAAGCTGGGAATCGAAATAGTAATAGACTTTGCTCACACACCAGATGCTTTGGAAAAGGCTATTCTGTCCATTAGGAAACTTACAAAAGGAAGAATTATAACTGTATTTGGCGCAGGTGGTCAATCAGATGTGGGAAAACGACCAATGATGGGAGAAATAGCATCGAAATATTCGGATATTTGTATAATTACAACTGATGATCCAAGGGGAGAAGATCCAGTAAAAATAATAAAAGACATAGAGGAAGGTGTGGTCTCAGGAAGTTTAAGTTTATCAATAATTGATAGAAGAGAAGCCATTGATACTGCAATAACCCTCGCAAATAGAGGAGATATTATTTTAATTGCAGGTAGAGGCCATGAACCATACCAGGTGTTTGATGAAAATTATAAAGTGCCATTTAAGGATAGAGATGTTGCAATAGATATCATCTACAAAAAAATTAACAAAGGAGAAAAAACATTCAAATGA
- the mraY gene encoding phospho-N-acetylmuramoyl-pentapeptide-transferase, translating to MYLLSFFSSAILTFFYINFMRKLKLGQYIREEGPDLHNYKTGTPTAGGVVFIIVALIFGINKMQFPLVLSLLLFGGIGFLDDISSILKKQALGLRAYQKFFLQIIFSILIISYSNSYTIFGTNVSKITYYIFWTFVITGASNAVNLTDGLDGLAGWVWITSILPLSISTKDFSTFFLISSVLAFLLFNTRPASLFMGDTGSLALGAFLSTYAMIHSVETQLIFSSSIFIVETLSVILQVISFKLFKKRIFKMSPIHHHFELLGWKEEKIVGVFSAINLIVSLSIIGW from the coding sequence CTGTATTTACTTTCATTTTTCTCATCGGCCATTCTAACTTTCTTCTATATTAATTTTATGAGAAAGCTTAAATTGGGACAATACATAAGGGAAGAAGGTCCTGACCTTCACAACTATAAAACAGGGACTCCTACTGCAGGTGGTGTAGTCTTCATAATTGTTGCTTTGATATTTGGAATAAACAAAATGCAATTCCCTCTTGTGCTTTCCCTTTTGTTATTTGGAGGAATTGGATTTTTAGATGATATATCAAGCATACTAAAAAAACAAGCTCTGGGTCTTAGAGCTTACCAAAAATTTTTCCTACAAATAATTTTTTCCATTTTAATAATATCATACTCAAATTCTTACACTATTTTTGGTACAAATGTCTCAAAAATAACGTATTATATATTTTGGACCTTCGTAATTACAGGTGCGTCAAATGCTGTTAATCTCACAGATGGTCTTGATGGACTTGCAGGTTGGGTATGGATAACATCTATACTTCCTCTTTCCATTTCTACAAAAGATTTTTCAACTTTTTTCCTAATTTCCTCTGTCCTTGCATTTTTACTTTTTAACACTAGACCAGCAAGCTTATTTATGGGTGATACTGGTTCACTTGCACTTGGAGCATTCCTTTCAACATATGCTATGATCCATAGCGTGGAAACTCAGCTAATATTTTCATCAAGTATATTTATCGTGGAAACCTTAAGTGTAATTTTACAAGTAATATCCTTTAAATTATTTAAAAAGAGAATATTCAAAATGTCACCTATTCATCATCATTTTGAGCTTCTTGGATGG